The genomic stretch CGGCGTCGTCCGGGACCGTGATCCCGGAGAGGAAGCCGCCGGACCGTCCGTGGTGAGCGCGCGACCATACCTCTGGCCTCTCGCTGTCGGAAGGGATCGCCGCTCTTCCCGGTCTGTCAGGTCCAGCGGAGCGGGCGCTGACAGACCGGTGACAGTGACCAGGTCTTGCTGTCTCCCGCAGACGCGAGGTACTGTCCGCGGCCGTCTTGGCGCTGCCAGGCATCACGCCGCCTCACCCGCCCGTCCAGCGTCGACGACGTAGGAGGCGAGGTCGACCAACCGCTGCCGCTGCCCTCCCCCGCCCGGGACGGCCCAGACCGCCTCAGCGGGACACAGGCCCGCCATGGCGGCATGGTCGCGGGCGCCGGTCGCGGCCAGCGCCCGCAGCGGCGTGTCGGCGAGCAGGCGGCGCAGATTGGCCACTCGGGCGGCGGAATGCAGCCAGAACAGCACCGGCCACACCCGATCGAGCGTGGCGAACAACTCCCCATAGCCGGCGAGCTTGCCGACCAGAACCGACAACGGCTCCGTCCCGGTGTCGTACTCAACGAAGAACGGAACCGCGACGCTGTCCTCGACCCACAGGCCGTAGCCGTCCGGACGCACCCGCAGCTGGTAAGCCTGCACCAGGACCGGATCCCCACGACGGGTGAACGTGCCAACGCGCTGGCAAGCCGCTTCCGGCAGCCACTGGACCAGCTCGGCGCCGGGGTGTGTGCGGGTGTAGCGGGCAAGGTCGGTGAAGAAGCCGTTCACCCCGAGCCGATGCGCCAGGCTCCGACTCGATGTCCAGCGTCGCCGTTCCACGCGGGCGTGGTCACGCCGCGGTGGGCGCTCGTCCCGGCTCGCCGCGACGACCTCGGCACCCAGCTGGTCGATGACGTAGTGGTACGGATACGAGCCGCCGTCAGCGCGCTGCGGCCGGAACCGGGCCACCAACCGCAACCGGTACAGAGTCCGCAACCGGCGCTGGCAGAAGTCCAGCGACGGGAACAACGCCTCGGCGATCTGGAGCGACGTCAGCACCCCGTGGTCGTACAGCCAGCCCAGCAGGACCCGGTCTCGGTCGGTCAGCTGCGACTGGACACGCAGAACCGGATCATCCATCCACCATCACCTCCTCTCCGATACGTATGGCCTCCCCAGGGGGAGACCCGAGACCAGGACGGGTCTGTCGCAGCACAACCAGCCAGTCCTGACAGACGGGCGGACCTGCGGTGTGAGCGGGAAAAGGGGGTCCGTTCGGGCGTCCGGTTGAAGACTGACCCCAACGGGGACGTCAACCCGGACCCCGGAACGGGCATCAACACGGGATCTGTCACCGCCACCGGCAGAAAACCGGAACACGGTGAGATGGGATGTACAGAGAACACAAAAGCTCCTTGATCGAAAAAGAATGGTGGCGTCGACGTCGCGACGCCGTAGGTGTGCACCGCAGCCACCGGCGGGCGCGGGAGACTGCGGCAAGGCGCACTGTGGAGTTGTCAATGAACACGCCGACCGGCGCACCGGCCGACCCGAAGACGGATCAGGGCAGCAACGACCGACACGACCACCAGTGAGGCGGTCGCGGCAGGGAACAGCGGTAGCAGTTACGGAGGGCAGGGCGGCACAGTGCCGCGCCGGCAGCGGGCTCGCCTCAGCCTGCGAAAGGTGCTCCGCGAGCCGTCGACATCACGACGGCCCGGCGGGGGCGTCGACTCAACCCGCCGGAGAAAAATCCTTCATCGCGAACCCCCTGCCACTCGAACCCATCGACGGCCCGCCACTCCCGAGCCTCGAACGACCGGCGACGCACCCGGAAGGAGCGCCACCAAAACGGCCGATCGAACCCGGCGGGCAAACCGCCACGCGGTCGCGTTCATACCAGTACGCCTCCGCCGGCAGCACCCTGTCAACCAGCATCCCCGGCAATCGATCACGACGTTTCCGGACCCAGCCGGACGCGCTGGCACCCGCCAAGCCGTACTAATCTCCAACTGGACGGACTCCCCGGCAAAAATGGCAGAAAAATCTTGGCCCACCTGCAAATATGTCTCACTTTGTGAGACAGCACTCCCGCTAACCGAGCGGGCCAGGGTAAAGGTCGCCGAGGGCACCAGCGGCGAAGTGGACCCGCATGGCTTCCATGCATCGGGCTGTACTCGGTGTGGCCGACAGCTCGGCACTGGCCCGCCGGGCGGCTCGGCTCGCGGTACACGTTGATCCTGATGGGAGCACCAGGCACAATCGCCGGGTGATCGCGAGCGTGTTCTTCGATGTAGGCGAGACCATCGTCGACGAGTCCCGGGAGTACGGCACCTGGGCGGACTGGCTCGGGGTGCCGCGCCACACCTTCTCGGCCGTCTTCGGGGCGATCATCGCTCGCGGCCTGGACTACCGGGAGACGTTCCAGGTCTTCCGGCCCGGCTTCGACCTGACTGAGGAGCGGAAGCGTCGGACGGCGGCGGGACAGCCGGAGTCGTTCACCGAGGAGGACCTCTATCCGGATGCTCGGCCGTGCCTGGCCGCGCTACGCGAGTCGGGGCTACAGGTCGGGCTGGCCGGCAACCAGACGGCGCGGGCGGAGACGATCCTGCGGGCCCTGGACCTACCGGTCGACGTGATCGGCACCTCGGACGGCTGGGGTGTGGAGAAGCCCTCCGCCGCGTTCTTCGACCGCGTGGTCGCCGAGGCGGGATGCCCGGCTGATCAGGTGCTCTACGTCGGGGACCGGCTGGACAACGACATCCGGCCGGCGCAGGAGGCGGGTATCGCGACCGCCCTGATCAGTCGCGGACCGTGGGGTTGGATCCTTGGTGACAAGGCGGTCAGCGATCGGTGCCTGTTCCAGCTCGACTCGCTGGCCGAGCTGCCTGACCTCGTCCGCAAGCACAACGACTCGGCGCGCTAACTGCCCGGCAGCGCGGCGCGGCCGGCGGTGAGGGCGGCGACGCGTTCGTCCAGCAGGGTGCCGTGTTGGCTGTCACCAAGCAGGGGACGGACGGCTCGGACCCGGTCGAGACCGACGCCGTACCAGTCGTTGTGCAGGGCGTCGACGGCCTGGTTGAGGTAGTCGGCGGCCTTGTCGCCGTCTTGGCCTTGGGCGGTGGCGAGGTCGGCGAGTACGACACTGCGCTGCTTGGCGCCAGTGGCCGTGAGCGCGGCAAGTGCCTGGTTGAGCTGGCCGGCGGCTTCGCTGTGGTCGCCGCCAGCGAGGGCTGCGTATCCCGCGAACGAGTGCAGACGGCCGTTGTCGTAGAAGTCGAGCCATTCGGGCGGGGTGTCGTCACCGTCGACCGCGCCTGCGGCGAGGTCGATGTGGCGGCGGCTCGCGGCGGCGCCTCCGGCACGCGCCTCGACCTCCGAGGCGACGCAATGCAGCCATGACCGGACCATGGGGCTGACGCCGTGCCAGGTGTGCTGGAGGGCAGCGTCGATCAGCGGCCGGGCGTTGGCCGGCCGGTGGCCGAAGGCGGGAACGAAGGCCATGTGGCCGAGAACAGCAGCGGCCAGGGCGTGGTCACCGGCCTCGCGGGTCGCAGCGAGGGCGACGTCAAAGCAACGTTCGGCGACGGCGGGTTGGCTGAGATCGAAGAAGGCGAGCCGAGCGGTGAGCAGCGCGGACTCCGCGAGGGCGGAGGCGAGGCTGGTTCGGCTGCTACCGGTCGCAGCGCGCAGAAGCCCGACGCCGAGCTGGGTGTGGGCGTAGGCAGCCTCGTAGAGCGGCCGGGCCGGACTGGTCCAGTACAGCTCCCGCTGGCACCGCACGATCTGCTGGTACGAGTCGGGGTCGATGGTCTTGCCGTCGGCGTGTGCGGCTTTCGGGTCGAGGGACAGCAGGGGTGCGACCAGGGGCAGCATGCTGGCACCGACGAGTGCGCGGAGCACCGACGCACGGTCCCAACCGTTACCGTTGTCGTCTGCAGTGAGCATGTCCCATAACCTCCTGAACTCGTGCAGATTTTCGGTGTCCGGGCGTACGGCCAGCTCGTCGGAAGTGAGTAGGCCGAGGTCGCTGGCCGGCTTCCCGAAGATCGCGACCAGGTGTTTGCGGTACCGGGGGTCTGGCCACCGCTCGCCGATCTCCCACCGCCGGACCCTCCCTGTCACGCTGATGTGAGACAGCCCGTCTACCAGGGGATACTCTTCCTGGACGGCCCTGAGGAGAGCACATCAGCATGACGTCGAAGCCCCATGAGAGTCTGGATCCGGACGCCCGGCCCCAGCGGCGGACATTCACCGCGGAGTTCAAGGCGAGGATTCTGGACGAGTACGAGTCGGCGCCGGACGCGGCGGCTCGCGGGGCGATTCTGCGCCGGGAACGGCTGTACGGTTCACACCTTCTCGACTGGCGCAAGGCGCGGGATGCCGGAGCCGCGGCCGGCCTGACGGACCGGCGGCAATCGGCTGCGCGGGCGGCGAAGAAGGCCGAGAACGCTGAACTTTCCCGTCTTCAGCGGGAGAACGCCCGCCTGCAGGCCGAGTTGAACAAGACCCAGACCGCGTTGTCGATCATGGGAAAAGCTCACGCGCTCTTGGAACTGCTCTCCGAGAGCGCGGATGCCGTGGCGATGCCGAACTCGTCCTCGCCGAGGCGCAGGCGGCGCTGACGCCGTTGTGGGGCATCGCGCCCGCGTGCCGGCTGACCGGCCTGTCCAGGGCGACGCTGTATCGCCGTAGTGCCCCGCCGCTGGTCTCCCGGCCACGGGCGCCGCGTAAGCCGCCGCCGTCCGCGCTGACCGAGCCTGAACGCCGGCAGGTCCTGGACCTGCTCAACAGCCCGCCATACGTGGATCTGGCCCCGGCGCAGGTGTGGGCCCGCGAACTCGACGAGGGCCGCTGGTGGTGCTCGGAGTCCACGATGTACCGGATTCTGCGGGCCGCCGGGCAGACCGGCGAACGCCGCAGCCAGGCCACCCATCCGGCCCGGACCAAACCCGAACTGGTCGCCGACGCCGCGAATCAGGTGTGGTCGTGGGACATCACGAAGCTGCGCGGCCCGGTCAAGGGCGTCTGGTTCCACCTTTACACGGTGATCGACATCTGGTCCCGCTACGTCGTCGGGCACATGGTCGCCGCCCACGAGGACGGCCAACTCGCCGAAGCGCTGATCGCCGACGCCGCCGCCCGCGAACGCGTGAACCCCGATCAGCTGACCGTGCACGCCGACCGCGGCGCCGCGATGACCAGCAAGACCGTCACCCAGCTGCTGACCGATCTCAAAATCGGCCGCAGCCACAGCCGGCCCAAGACCTCCAACGACAACCCGTACATCGAGGCCAGCTTCAAGACACTCAAGTACGACCCCACGTTCCCAGAGCGGTTCGGATCGATCCAGCACGCCCGACAGCACTGCGAAGCGTTCTACAGCTACTACAACCACGAACACCGGCACTCCGGGATCGGCCTGCACACCCCGGCATCGGTCCACCACGGCACCGCCGGACAGATCCGTGAACAGCGGCAACGCACCCTCGACGCCGCCTGGGCCGCACATC from Micromonospora craniellae encodes the following:
- a CDS encoding XRE family transcriptional regulator, with the protein product MTGRVRRWEIGERWPDPRYRKHLVAIFGKPASDLGLLTSDELAVRPDTENLHEFRRLWDMLTADDNGNGWDRASVLRALVGASMLPLVAPLLSLDPKAAHADGKTIDPDSYQQIVRCQRELYWTSPARPLYEAAYAHTQLGVGLLRAATGSSRTSLASALAESALLTARLAFFDLSQPAVAERCFDVALAATREAGDHALAAAVLGHMAFVPAFGHRPANARPLIDAALQHTWHGVSPMVRSWLHCVASEVEARAGGAAASRRHIDLAAGAVDGDDTPPEWLDFYDNGRLHSFAGYAALAGGDHSEAAGQLNQALAALTATGAKQRSVVLADLATAQGQDGDKAADYLNQAVDALHNDWYGVGLDRVRAVRPLLGDSQHGTLLDERVAALTAGRAALPGS
- a CDS encoding IS3 family transposase — protein: MWGIAPACRLTGLSRATLYRRSAPPLVSRPRAPRKPPPSALTEPERRQVLDLLNSPPYVDLAPAQVWARELDEGRWWCSESTMYRILRAAGQTGERRSQATHPARTKPELVADAANQVWSWDITKLRGPVKGVWFHLYTVIDIWSRYVVGHMVAAHEDGQLAEALIADAAARERVNPDQLTVHADRGAAMTSKTVTQLLTDLKIGRSHSRPKTSNDNPYIEASFKTLKYDPTFPERFGSIQHARQHCEAFYSYYNHEHRHSGIGLHTPASVHHGTAGQIREQRQRTLDAAWAAHPERFGRRRPQPPRLPDRAWINKPDNSHPEQAVTSAGAPLPPAQS
- a CDS encoding HAD family hydrolase, translating into MIASVFFDVGETIVDESREYGTWADWLGVPRHTFSAVFGAIIARGLDYRETFQVFRPGFDLTEERKRRTAAGQPESFTEEDLYPDARPCLAALRESGLQVGLAGNQTARAETILRALDLPVDVIGTSDGWGVEKPSAAFFDRVVAEAGCPADQVLYVGDRLDNDIRPAQEAGIATALISRGPWGWILGDKAVSDRCLFQLDSLAELPDLVRKHNDSAR
- a CDS encoding transposase — protein: MTSKPHESLDPDARPQRRTFTAEFKARILDEYESAPDAAARGAILRRERLYGSHLLDWRKARDAGAAAGLTDRRQSAARAAKKAENAELSRLQRENARLQAELNKTQTALSIMGKAHALLELLSESADAVAMPNSSSPRRRRR
- a CDS encoding replication-relaxation family protein, producing the protein MDDPVLRVQSQLTDRDRVLLGWLYDHGVLTSLQIAEALFPSLDFCQRRLRTLYRLRLVARFRPQRADGGSYPYHYVIDQLGAEVVAASRDERPPRRDHARVERRRWTSSRSLAHRLGVNGFFTDLARYTRTHPGAELVQWLPEAACQRVGTFTRRGDPVLVQAYQLRVRPDGYGLWVEDSVAVPFFVEYDTGTEPLSVLVGKLAGYGELFATLDRVWPVLFWLHSAARVANLRRLLADTPLRALAATGARDHAAMAGLCPAEAVWAVPGGGGQRQRLVDLASYVVDAGRAGEAA